The following proteins are encoded in a genomic region of Deltaproteobacteria bacterium:
- a CDS encoding DUF1329 domain-containing protein has product MRRKSRLLLVVVIVLSVWLLPSRALAQKAVQGLESSVQSLEKNTNGTRPKSWKTLAELSAEEKASLDLRPDTPRDTQFSYLPAEKFPFTAPYSAEEMGLRSMEYPHSPYWNCTLIDIAATVTNTGFLDQRVTIIPILYLPKGGFAEQLYNTQPGKEVYRWLSQSVSPPERYGNQTLYVGYRNDQTFTTKLDLFAYSPSLRRIRRQPQPRRQDRLPNSASTFDDLLGRDAWEYKWRVLGTDILYSTVRFPVTKQSTTLTDDKGNYVDVKASDVKLMGPDYPLYTVDGGVKCYVVEALPRSEWLGKYYMSKIIYWLDQQSFFPLRIEEYDHDGNLIFINARTGVRANPALGDHGYAVLFDLWWDMSIDLLSASIHGILPRTWSEEDQRIFFSPGFMRREWFLEPPKTLMVLNSPDEFYLRPSLDREKFPEDRKIQLPPELENRVNAQEQAGRLVF; this is encoded by the coding sequence ATGAGACGAAAGTCACGATTATTGTTGGTCGTTGTGATCGTTCTATCCGTATGGTTGCTCCCGTCGAGAGCACTGGCACAGAAGGCCGTGCAGGGGCTAGAGTCCAGTGTCCAGAGTCTAGAAAAAAATACCAATGGGACTCGGCCAAAGAGCTGGAAAACGCTGGCTGAACTGTCTGCCGAAGAAAAAGCCTCTCTAGACCTCCGCCCTGATACTCCCCGCGATACGCAATTCTCCTATCTGCCCGCGGAAAAGTTTCCCTTTACAGCACCATATTCTGCGGAAGAAATGGGACTGCGCTCAATGGAGTATCCCCATTCGCCGTACTGGAACTGTACGTTGATCGACATTGCCGCGACGGTGACCAACACCGGCTTTCTGGATCAACGAGTGACAATCATTCCGATCCTTTACTTGCCCAAGGGTGGGTTTGCCGAGCAATTGTATAATACGCAGCCTGGGAAAGAGGTCTATCGCTGGCTGAGTCAGTCGGTCTCGCCACCTGAACGCTATGGCAATCAAACGCTGTACGTGGGCTATCGCAATGATCAAACGTTTACGACTAAGCTCGATCTCTTTGCCTATTCCCCCTCGCTGCGGCGTATTCGTCGCCAGCCGCAACCACGCCGTCAGGATCGTTTGCCCAATAGCGCGTCGACGTTTGATGACTTACTGGGCCGAGATGCATGGGAATATAAATGGCGTGTTCTCGGGACCGACATTCTCTACTCGACCGTGCGGTTCCCGGTGACGAAACAGAGCACTACCTTGACTGATGACAAAGGGAATTATGTCGATGTAAAGGCGAGCGACGTGAAGTTGATGGGACCTGACTATCCCTTGTACACGGTAGATGGCGGTGTGAAGTGTTACGTTGTCGAAGCTCTGCCGCGCTCTGAATGGTTGGGCAAGTATTACATGAGCAAGATCATCTATTGGCTGGATCAGCAGTCCTTCTTTCCGTTGCGGATTGAAGAATACGACCATGACGGGAACTTGATTTTCATTAACGCGCGGACAGGGGTGCGGGCTAATCCCGCGCTTGGCGATCACGGCTATGCGGTGCTGTTCGATCTGTGGTGGGATATGAGCATCGATTTATTGTCCGCCTCGATTCACGGCATTTTGCCACGGACGTGGTCCGAAGAGGATCAGCGGATTTTCTTTAGCCCTGGTTTTATGCGGCGCGAGTGGTTTCTTGAGCCGCCGAAGACCTTGATGGTGCTCAACTCGCCTGACGAGTTTTATCTACGTCCGTCACTTGATCGTGAGAAATTTCCTGAAGACCGCAAGATTCAACTTCCACCTGAACTGGAAAATCGCGTGAATGCACAGGAACAGGCCGGACGGCTAGTGTTTTAG
- a CDS encoding NIPSNAP family protein produces MIYELRTYQLVVGGLAEYLEVAKTMILPGVAEYGLKPVGFWYSEAGDLNQVVHLWAYNDLNERQEKWGKWAKDPRRAEVMKKLRGVVLHQSNKFLSPTEFSPMK; encoded by the coding sequence ATGATTTATGAACTACGCACGTATCAACTCGTCGTTGGTGGATTGGCGGAATACTTAGAAGTGGCCAAGACGATGATCTTACCGGGAGTGGCGGAGTATGGGCTCAAGCCGGTCGGCTTCTGGTACTCCGAGGCCGGAGACCTCAACCAGGTCGTTCATCTCTGGGCATACAACGACTTGAACGAACGTCAAGAGAAATGGGGCAAGTGGGCAAAAGATCCACGCCGTGCGGAAGTAATGAAAAAATTGCGTGGCGTGGTACTCCATCAGAGCAATAAGTTTCTGTCGCCAACTGAATTCTCACCGATGAAGTAG